In the Hyphomonadaceae bacterium BL14 genome, one interval contains:
- the flgF gene encoding flagellar basal-body rod protein FlgF yields the protein MDNTMLIGLSRQLTLRREMDITANNIANINTDGFKAERVMLESRETRRARHEDGPPQVQFVGEWAMARDFTQGALTSTGRPLDLALDGPGFFVLETPAGERFTRDGRFTLNAQGELTASDGARVLDEGGAPVVIDPNAGPVQFGTDGVLIQNGNPGARLALAVFEAPGQLSKTGDNRYQAPEDAARLDERPVLRQGFSESSNVRAILEMTRMMEVSRAYQSVTRMIRDADELSRKAIERLGRP from the coding sequence ATGGACAATACGATGCTCATCGGCCTGTCGCGCCAGCTCACGCTGCGCCGCGAGATGGACATCACGGCCAATAATATCGCGAACATCAATACGGACGGCTTCAAGGCCGAGCGCGTGATGCTGGAATCGCGCGAGACCCGCCGCGCACGTCATGAGGACGGGCCCCCGCAGGTTCAGTTCGTGGGTGAATGGGCGATGGCGCGCGATTTCACGCAAGGCGCGCTGACCTCCACCGGACGTCCGCTCGATCTGGCACTCGACGGTCCAGGCTTTTTCGTTCTTGAGACACCGGCTGGCGAGCGCTTCACCCGCGACGGCCGCTTCACGCTGAATGCCCAGGGCGAGCTGACAGCATCTGATGGTGCCCGTGTGCTTGATGAAGGCGGCGCGCCTGTGGTGATCGATCCCAACGCGGGCCCTGTGCAATTCGGCACGGACGGCGTGCTGATCCAGAACGGCAATCCCGGTGCCCGTCTGGCGCTGGCCGTGTTCGAAGCGCCCGGCCAGCTCTCCAAGACTGGCGACAACCGGTACCAGGCACCCGAAGATGCCGCGCGCCTCGATGAGCGGCCGGTTTTGCGCCAGGGCTTCAGCGAGAGCTCGAATGTCCGCGCCATCCTTGAAATGACCCGGATGATGGAAGTCAGCCGCGCCTATCAGTCGGTGACCCGCATGATTCGTGACGCCGATGAACTGAGCCGCAAGGCGATCGAACGCCTTGGCCGGCCGTAA
- the flgG gene encoding flagellar basal-body rod protein FlgG, giving the protein MRALSTAATGMEAQQLAVEVIAHNLANMNTTAFKRQRAEFQDLLYQTLRQPGAASSDAGTIVPTGVQVGLGVNAGSVYRITEQGSLSQTTNPYDVAISGDGYFRIQLPNGADAYTRAGNFSLSPEGELVTSDGYRVEPGIVVPQEARQMVINQQGQVQILLDGQAEPQIVGQLELVIFANEAGLEQIGGNLLLESAASGAPQPGVPGDAGFGLIRQGFIESSNVDAVTEVTSLIAAQRAYEMNARVISAADEMLAASSNLR; this is encoded by the coding sequence ATGCGCGCCCTGTCCACCGCCGCCACCGGGATGGAAGCCCAGCAGCTGGCCGTTGAAGTGATCGCCCATAACCTGGCGAACATGAACACCACGGCCTTCAAACGCCAGCGGGCAGAGTTTCAGGATTTGCTCTACCAGACCCTGCGCCAGCCAGGCGCAGCCTCGTCCGATGCCGGCACGATCGTGCCCACCGGGGTGCAGGTCGGTCTCGGGGTGAATGCCGGCTCGGTCTACCGCATTACCGAACAGGGCAGCCTGTCGCAAACGACCAACCCCTACGACGTTGCGATCTCCGGCGACGGGTATTTCCGCATCCAGCTGCCCAATGGTGCCGATGCCTACACGCGGGCGGGCAATTTCTCGCTCAGCCCGGAAGGCGAGCTGGTCACCTCTGACGGCTACCGGGTGGAACCCGGCATCGTGGTGCCCCAGGAGGCGCGCCAGATGGTGATCAACCAGCAAGGCCAGGTGCAGATTCTGCTGGATGGCCAGGCCGAACCCCAAATTGTTGGCCAGCTGGAGCTGGTGATTTTCGCCAATGAGGCGGGCCTCGAACAGATTGGCGGCAATCTGCTGCTGGAAAGCGCGGCTTCGGGCGCGCCCCAGCCCGGCGTGCCGGGCGATGCCGGCTTCGGCCTCATCCGGCAGGGTTTTATCGAGAGCTCAAACGTTGACGCGGTCACCGAGGTCACCTCGCTGATCGCGGCCCAGCGCGCCTATGAAATGAACGCCCGCGTCATCAGCGCCGCCGACGAGATGCTCGCCGCCTCGTCGAACCTGCGCTGA
- the flgA gene encoding flagellar basal body P-ring formation chaperone FlgA, producing MTRTLALLAALALAASPAAAADEARTVILKDRLTTLDGVITLGDLFDGAGEAADAMLARAPSPGQRVSLDPAFVRAEAARHGLHWANAGGVMRVTVERAARTVSAAEMSRLIEEALYVESGQAHLVELSNRTQTLHAPLDSAGGPELVSLEHDARAGLFRAEIAPWPGAAPERVGGRAEAVSDVPVLTRAVARGDVITDDMVRWERLAAGQVRPDTLMSAEAMIGLEARRTLRADTPLRALDLQAPVIITRGEIVQLVYQTAGLAMTARARALDNVSEGQTARFLNLQSNRTIQAIAEAPGQARVASGPTFTN from the coding sequence ATGACCCGCACGCTCGCCCTGCTCGCCGCGCTCGCCCTGGCCGCATCGCCCGCTGCCGCAGCCGACGAGGCGCGCACGGTCATCCTGAAAGACCGGCTGACCACGCTGGACGGTGTGATCACGCTGGGAGATCTGTTCGACGGGGCCGGCGAGGCTGCGGATGCCATGCTGGCGCGCGCGCCCTCGCCTGGTCAGCGGGTGTCGCTGGATCCGGCCTTCGTCCGCGCAGAGGCCGCGCGCCACGGGCTGCACTGGGCCAATGCCGGCGGCGTGATGCGCGTCACCGTGGAGCGGGCGGCGCGGACGGTCAGCGCGGCAGAGATGTCCCGCCTGATCGAAGAAGCCCTGTACGTGGAAAGCGGGCAGGCCCATCTGGTAGAACTGTCCAACCGCACCCAGACCCTTCACGCCCCGCTCGATAGTGCAGGGGGTCCCGAGCTGGTCAGCCTGGAGCATGATGCGCGCGCGGGCCTGTTCCGCGCCGAGATCGCACCCTGGCCGGGTGCCGCGCCCGAGCGTGTCGGCGGACGGGCCGAGGCCGTCAGCGATGTGCCGGTGCTGACCCGTGCGGTGGCGCGCGGGGATGTGATCACAGACGACATGGTGCGATGGGAGCGGCTGGCCGCAGGTCAGGTCCGCCCCGACACCCTGATGAGCGCCGAGGCGATGATCGGCCTCGAGGCGCGCCGGACACTGCGCGCCGACACGCCCCTGCGCGCCCTGGACCTGCAGGCACCGGTCATCATCACCCGCGGCGAGATCGTACAGCTGGTCTATCAGACCGCCGGCCTCGCAATGACCGCACGCGCACGCGCGCTGGACAATGTGTCCGAGGGCCAGACCGCGCGCTTTTTGAACCTTCAGTCCAACCGTACGATCCAGGCGATCGCCGAGGCACCGGGCCAGGCCCGGGTCGCGTCCGGTCCCACCTTCACCAACTAG
- a CDS encoding flagellar basal body L-ring protein FlgH — protein MRRTLMNTAAVTLAGALLTACATTDRLAHIGQPPPLSPMDNTAVLTGAVSSAGMTPAQIDAARAARIQQLMAERAHLRRNVNSLWSANTTTFFGDPRAAHVGDILTVKIDISDRAQVQNQTSRARQTSERSNLTNFLGGEAALDAIFNDAIDPANLTGFGSNSSTEGSGSVNRSETISMTAAAIVVDVLWNGNLVIHGRQEVRINNEVRELLISGIVRPQDIAPDNTIEHRKIAEARVSYGGRGHISEMQRPPIGQEVYNLLWPF, from the coding sequence ATGCGCCGGACCTTGATGAATACTGCTGCCGTCACGCTCGCCGGCGCTCTTCTGACTGCCTGTGCGACCACCGACAGGCTGGCACATATTGGCCAGCCCCCGCCCCTGTCACCGATGGACAATACCGCGGTCCTGACCGGCGCGGTGAGCAGTGCGGGCATGACGCCGGCGCAGATCGATGCGGCACGTGCGGCGCGTATCCAGCAGCTGATGGCCGAGCGGGCGCATTTGCGGCGCAACGTCAACTCGCTGTGGAGCGCCAATACGACCACCTTCTTCGGCGACCCGCGCGCCGCCCATGTGGGCGATATCCTGACGGTGAAGATCGACATTTCCGATCGCGCCCAGGTTCAGAACCAGACCTCGCGCGCCCGCCAGACCTCGGAGCGCTCGAACCTGACCAATTTCCTGGGCGGTGAAGCGGCGCTGGATGCCATCTTCAACGACGCCATCGATCCGGCCAATCTGACCGGCTTCGGCTCCAATTCCTCAACGGAAGGCTCGGGCAGTGTGAACCGCTCTGAGACCATCTCCATGACGGCGGCGGCGATTGTGGTGGACGTGTTGTGGAACGGCAATCTGGTGATCCATGGCCGTCAGGAAGTACGCATCAACAACGAGGTGCGCGAGCTTCTGATCTCCGGCATCGTGCGCCCGCAGGACATCGCTCCGGACAATACGATCGAGCATCGCAAGATCGCGGAAGCCCGGGTGTCCTATGGCGGCCGTGGCCACATATCCGAAATGCAGCGGCCGCCCATTGGGCAGGAAGTTTATAACCTTCTCTGGCCATTCTAG
- the dksA gene encoding RNA polymerase-binding protein DksA: MAVTESSIELPKGYAPSEAEPFMNARQKEYFRRKLTAWRDEIIRESRSTLSALQEDIGALPDLADRASTETDRALELRARDRQRKLVSKIETALRRIEDDTYGYCEETGEPISLARLDARPVATLSLEAQERHERSERVHRDD; this comes from the coding sequence ATGGCTGTGACCGAGTCCTCTATCGAACTGCCCAAGGGCTACGCACCCAGCGAAGCCGAGCCCTTTATGAATGCGCGCCAGAAGGAGTACTTCCGGCGCAAGCTGACGGCTTGGCGCGATGAGATCATCCGCGAGAGCCGGTCAACCTTGTCCGCGCTGCAGGAAGATATCGGTGCCCTGCCGGATCTGGCTGACCGCGCCTCGACCGAAACCGACCGTGCCCTTGAACTGCGTGCCCGCGACCGCCAACGCAAGCTGGTCTCCAAGATTGAGACCGCACTGCGCCGGATCGAGGATGACACGTACGGCTACTGCGAAGAGACCGGTGAGCCCATCTCGCTGGCCCGCCTCGACGCCCGGCCCGTGGCCACGCTGAGCCTTGAAGCCCAGGAACGCCACGAACGCTCCGAGCGCGTCCACCGCGACGATTAA
- a CDS encoding flagellar assembly protein FliX, whose protein sequence is MKVNAPRSTQPASPVRRKPGAGSAQGFAPENAAASSGSGAASGVSGAGPVNSIEALMALQGADDFHGARKRATERAFSILDVLDDLKLALLDGSLPRDTLVRLMETVKTQRDNTRDPRLEAVLDEVEIRAAVELAKHGRRR, encoded by the coding sequence ATGAAAGTCAACGCGCCGCGCAGCACGCAGCCTGCCTCGCCGGTTCGCCGCAAGCCAGGTGCCGGGTCTGCACAAGGCTTTGCGCCTGAAAATGCGGCGGCGTCGTCCGGGTCGGGCGCAGCCTCCGGCGTGAGCGGGGCGGGCCCGGTCAACTCCATCGAAGCGCTAATGGCATTGCAGGGAGCAGATGATTTTCACGGTGCGCGCAAACGCGCCACCGAGCGCGCCTTCTCCATTCTGGACGTGCTCGATGATCTCAAGCTGGCGCTTCTGGACGGGTCTTTGCCCCGCGATACGCTGGTGCGCCTGATGGAAACGGTGAAGACCCAGCGCGACAATACCAGAGACCCGCGCCTGGAAGCCGTGCTCGACGAGGTCGAAATTCGCGCCGCGGTGGAGCTGGCCAAGCACGGCCGGCGCCGGTGA
- a CDS encoding flagellar basal body P-ring protein FlgI: MMRPVIFLTALALCASLAAAAHANPRIKDIADVEGVRSNQLVGYGLVVGLDGSGDTLRNAAFTRQAMNSMLERFNINVREADLRTGNVAAVMVTAELPPFSMQGTRIDVTVSALGDASSLQGGVLIATPLVGANGEVFAVAQGSVAAGGFAAGGQAASVTRGVPTTARIANGAVIEREMEFDLAGRNEIRLSLRNPDFTTARRMADTINAYLGSGVAAAQNPSTVALIRPASFRGDMVSLLADVEQLRVQTDMRARVVIDESTGTIVMGDNVRVSTVAIAQGGLTVTVSESPIAIQPAPFTEAEAVVLPRTDVAVEEDMREMGVLQGTVTLRELVDGLNALGVSPRDLITILQTIKAAGALQADIEVL, encoded by the coding sequence ATGATGAGACCAGTCATATTCCTGACCGCCTTGGCCCTGTGCGCCAGCCTGGCAGCGGCGGCCCACGCCAATCCGCGCATCAAGGACATCGCCGATGTGGAGGGCGTGCGATCAAACCAGCTGGTCGGATACGGCCTGGTGGTGGGTCTCGACGGCTCGGGCGACACGCTGCGCAATGCCGCCTTCACCCGTCAGGCGATGAACTCCATGCTGGAGCGCTTCAATATCAATGTACGCGAAGCCGATCTGCGCACCGGCAATGTCGCCGCCGTCATGGTGACGGCCGAGCTGCCGCCCTTCTCGATGCAGGGCACACGCATCGATGTGACCGTGTCGGCGCTGGGCGATGCCAGCAGCCTGCAAGGCGGCGTGCTCATCGCCACCCCGCTGGTGGGTGCCAATGGCGAAGTGTTCGCCGTGGCGCAGGGCTCGGTCGCGGCCGGTGGCTTCGCAGCCGGCGGCCAGGCGGCCAGCGTTACGCGCGGCGTGCCCACGACGGCGCGCATCGCCAATGGCGCCGTGATCGAGCGCGAGATGGAATTTGATCTCGCCGGTCGCAACGAGATCCGCCTGTCTCTGCGCAATCCCGATTTCACCACTGCCCGGCGTATGGCCGACACGATCAACGCCTATCTGGGCTCCGGCGTTGCCGCAGCGCAGAACCCCTCTACCGTCGCACTGATCCGGCCTGCGAGCTTTCGCGGGGACATGGTGTCGCTGCTGGCCGATGTGGAGCAGCTGCGCGTCCAGACCGACATGCGCGCGCGCGTGGTGATCGACGAAAGCACCGGCACCATCGTGATGGGCGATAATGTGCGTGTCTCCACCGTCGCCATCGCCCAGGGCGGGCTGACCGTTACGGTCTCTGAAAGCCCGATCGCCATTCAGCCGGCGCCGTTCACCGAGGCCGAGGCGGTCGTCCTGCCGCGCACCGATGTCGCGGTGGAGGAAGACATGCGCGAGATGGGCGTGCTTCAAGGAACCGTGACGCTGCGCGAACTGGTCGACGGGCTCAACGCGCTGGGTGTCAGCCCGCGCGACCTGATCACGATCCTGCAGACCATCAAGGCCGCAGGGGCGCTGCAAGCCGATATCGAGGTGCTGTAA
- a CDS encoding rod-binding protein, with protein sequence MDGLLDAQIQAAMLSARSVPAGTQARQARTPDQLRATAEDFESVFLAQVLEAMMGETTQSSFGGGPGEAAFSSMLNEEYAKVITRAGGIGLADSLAREMLRYQEAGS encoded by the coding sequence ATGGACGGCCTTCTCGACGCCCAGATACAGGCGGCCATGCTGTCGGCGCGTTCGGTACCGGCCGGAACACAGGCACGTCAGGCCCGCACGCCAGATCAGTTGCGCGCAACGGCTGAGGACTTCGAGTCGGTCTTCCTGGCCCAGGTGCTTGAAGCGATGATGGGCGAAACCACCCAGTCGAGCTTTGGCGGCGGGCCCGGCGAAGCGGCGTTCAGCTCCATGCTCAATGAAGAGTACGCCAAGGTGATCACGCGGGCCGGTGGCATTGGCCTGGCCGATTCCCTGGCGCGTGAAATGCTCAGATATCAGGAGGCCGGATCGTGA
- a CDS encoding flagellar basal body protein translates to MTTELAAQTPAERAEAMIRLTSRLTVLLEQETDLFEARRPHEAVNLQTEKMRLATLYRAETQRAAREPERLAGLAPALKGRLRTATEQFNAALARNHASVEALKVLTEGLVRAIAEEASRQKQSQAGYGPSAARYGAVGALACNQTA, encoded by the coding sequence GTGACCACCGAGCTCGCCGCCCAGACACCCGCCGAACGCGCAGAGGCTATGATCCGTCTGACATCGCGCCTCACGGTCTTGCTGGAACAGGAAACCGATCTGTTCGAGGCACGCCGCCCCCATGAGGCGGTGAATCTTCAGACCGAGAAAATGCGCCTGGCCACACTCTACCGCGCCGAGACCCAGCGCGCGGCGCGCGAACCGGAGCGATTGGCGGGGCTTGCCCCTGCCCTGAAAGGCCGGCTTCGCACGGCGACCGAGCAATTCAACGCCGCGCTGGCGCGCAATCACGCTTCGGTCGAAGCGCTCAAAGTGCTCACCGAAGGCCTGGTGCGCGCCATCGCCGAGGAAGCCTCGCGCCAGAAACAGTCCCAGGCCGGATACGGTCCGTCCGCCGCCCGCTACGGCGCCGTGGGCGCGCTGGCGTGCAATCAGACGGCTTGA
- a CDS encoding DUF6194 family protein, which yields MTSPAHAAALLESFEGIAPKPSWGETSYYYNPGRQFSNGTYFATIKRSDGPNDTASGLSREGVWRLSFGVSKTRYAALFGPLPARPPKGGIIAGDWDFKALNQLTPHPVYGWMGWCAMLCPDQAVLDRHRALIEDAYARARAGFDARVHKLGPA from the coding sequence GTGACCAGCCCCGCGCACGCCGCTGCGCTGCTGGAAAGCTTCGAAGGCATCGCCCCGAAGCCGAGCTGGGGTGAGACGTCTTACTACTACAATCCGGGCCGGCAGTTCTCGAACGGCACCTATTTCGCCACCATCAAACGGTCGGATGGGCCTAATGATACGGCGTCCGGGCTGTCACGCGAGGGCGTCTGGCGGTTGAGCTTCGGGGTGTCGAAGACCCGGTATGCGGCCCTGTTCGGACCGCTGCCCGCAAGGCCGCCCAAAGGCGGGATCATCGCCGGGGACTGGGATTTCAAAGCGCTCAACCAGCTCACGCCCCATCCCGTCTATGGCTGGATGGGCTGGTGCGCCATGCTGTGCCCGGATCAGGCTGTGCTGGACCGGCACCGGGCATTGATCGAAGACGCCTATGCCCGCGCCCGTGCGGGTTTCGACGCCCGGGTGCACAAGCTCGGTCCGGCCTAG
- a CDS encoding SBBP repeat-containing protein — translation MAFSVELLGAWYGAQSARQFAGQSNAARAPAAGQGDQSRSSAQTLPPWDARGSITALETLRRQVLGSGRFFDASLTNASGPGVSRDEQQLFAMYQGLRGLQSLADAAMQRNVSELDSKFWQRRFNEGLEQLGGFFQDLELEGVSVLRGKELSKAESELAISRGLSAYSTAAIHTGAFDAEVAAFQGDAAFTITVRKNGDDTDVAIDLADLGGTPRTLDNVIGLINQKLEDAEMLTRFGRQRVGTPNENGVVEGDDWGFKIQGILTERISFSAPASAPTVWLAGVSGAKEAASGQLTRISGLSDGGQTDFTRRIEADPDVAETTNDKGDTKTTQTSNPLRILDTAQAADGGIYVVGHGASSVAGQALKGEQDLILQRFDTTGKLVWTRALGAAQSASGASLAVDGQGNVIVAGSVTGALSGTNAVGGEDSLVVKFNADGVEQWAQRFGGQGDDRALAVTVDDAGNVFVAGETRSGFGGMAHQGMVDGYVRALNASGATLYTRAIEAGAGVERVRAVAMAADGGLLTASEVDGRAVLAKFASGDDGTGAPVWRLDMGDLDGGRIAGLAVDADGAINLAGSAGAGFAPGTVINANAGGRDAVLVRLEDGAAPAVSYATFLGTEGDNTAASVKTAGGKVYLAGTTSGALPGSQQSGERNSFAAGFDAATGALEWTQQVSGRGGLSEATGLVVDQGGDSVLNRLGLPNGAIAYADSRAINQRSSVRAGDHFFISVDGGRQRRIEIGPNETMRSLTFKLNAVMLFNGSADVRRSGAGDMLRLAPKPGVTIELTAGADGRDALSGLGLPSGSITGKASLLARSDDATSDSPTVFALELPDRLSISDRSTAQAAYEALSAAQAKIQRAWRDLTMDPALKEMLKGPANGKRGGTVPSYLTSQIANYQAGLDRLMGGGGNTLGFF, via the coding sequence ATGGCGTTCTCGGTCGAACTGCTTGGCGCATGGTACGGGGCTCAGTCTGCCCGGCAGTTTGCCGGCCAGTCGAACGCTGCGCGCGCGCCGGCGGCCGGGCAAGGTGACCAGAGCCGGAGCAGCGCCCAAACCCTGCCGCCCTGGGATGCGCGCGGGTCAATCACGGCGCTGGAAACCCTGCGTCGTCAGGTGCTGGGTAGCGGACGCTTCTTTGACGCCTCGCTGACCAACGCCTCCGGTCCCGGCGTCAGCCGGGATGAGCAGCAATTATTCGCCATGTATCAGGGCCTGCGCGGGCTGCAATCGCTGGCCGACGCGGCCATGCAGCGCAATGTCAGCGAGTTGGACAGCAAATTCTGGCAGCGCCGCTTCAATGAAGGCCTCGAACAGCTGGGCGGGTTCTTTCAGGATCTGGAGCTGGAAGGCGTGTCCGTGCTGCGCGGCAAGGAGCTGAGCAAGGCCGAGAGCGAACTCGCAATCTCGCGCGGTCTGTCGGCATACTCAACCGCCGCCATCCATACCGGCGCGTTTGACGCCGAGGTGGCGGCGTTTCAGGGCGATGCCGCCTTCACCATCACTGTGCGCAAAAATGGCGACGATACCGATGTGGCCATTGACCTGGCCGATCTCGGCGGCACCCCGCGCACGCTCGACAACGTGATCGGGCTGATCAATCAGAAACTTGAAGACGCCGAAATGCTGACCCGGTTCGGGCGCCAGCGCGTGGGCACACCCAATGAAAACGGCGTGGTCGAAGGCGATGACTGGGGCTTTAAAATCCAGGGCATTTTGACCGAACGCATCAGCTTTTCCGCGCCGGCCTCTGCGCCCACGGTCTGGCTTGCCGGAGTGAGCGGGGCCAAGGAGGCGGCGTCCGGTCAGCTCACCCGGATCAGCGGGCTCAGTGACGGCGGCCAGACTGATTTTACCCGCCGGATCGAGGCCGATCCGGATGTGGCCGAAACTACCAATGACAAGGGCGACACCAAAACCACCCAGACCAGCAATCCCTTGCGTATCCTGGACACCGCCCAGGCGGCTGATGGAGGCATCTATGTCGTGGGCCATGGCGCGTCCAGCGTGGCGGGCCAGGCGCTCAAGGGCGAGCAGGACCTGATCCTTCAGCGTTTTGACACCACGGGCAAGCTGGTCTGGACCCGCGCGCTGGGCGCGGCGCAGAGCGCCTCAGGCGCGTCGCTGGCGGTGGACGGGCAGGGCAATGTGATTGTGGCCGGCTCGGTGACCGGGGCGCTCAGCGGTACCAACGCCGTGGGCGGTGAGGATTCGCTGGTGGTGAAATTCAATGCCGACGGCGTGGAGCAATGGGCTCAGCGCTTTGGCGGGCAGGGCGATGACCGCGCGCTGGCCGTCACCGTGGATGATGCCGGCAATGTTTTTGTGGCCGGCGAGACCCGGTCCGGCTTCGGCGGCATGGCCCACCAGGGAATGGTGGACGGCTATGTGCGCGCCCTCAATGCCTCCGGTGCAACCCTCTACACCCGCGCGATAGAAGCCGGGGCCGGGGTGGAGCGCGTGCGCGCCGTGGCCATGGCTGCCGATGGCGGGCTTCTCACCGCCAGCGAAGTCGATGGCCGCGCGGTGCTCGCCAAGTTCGCATCCGGCGATGACGGGACCGGCGCGCCGGTCTGGCGCCTGGATATGGGCGATCTGGATGGCGGGCGCATTGCGGGCCTGGCCGTGGACGCCGATGGCGCGATCAATCTGGCGGGCTCCGCCGGGGCGGGCTTTGCGCCGGGCACGGTCATCAATGCCAATGCCGGCGGGCGCGATGCGGTGCTGGTGCGTCTCGAAGACGGTGCCGCGCCGGCGGTGAGCTATGCGACTTTCCTCGGCACCGAGGGCGACAATACCGCGGCGTCGGTGAAGACGGCGGGCGGCAAGGTTTACCTGGCCGGAACTACATCCGGCGCGCTGCCCGGTTCCCAGCAATCGGGCGAGCGCAACAGCTTTGCAGCCGGGTTTGACGCGGCCACCGGCGCGCTGGAGTGGACACAGCAAGTCTCAGGTCGCGGCGGCCTGTCGGAAGCGACAGGCCTCGTGGTGGATCAGGGCGGGGATTCCGTGCTGAACCGGCTTGGCCTGCCAAACGGAGCCATCGCCTACGCTGACAGCCGTGCGATCAATCAGCGCTCGTCGGTGCGCGCAGGCGATCATTTCTTCATCTCGGTGGATGGCGGGCGCCAGCGCCGCATAGAGATCGGCCCCAACGAGACCATGCGCTCGCTGACCTTCAAGCTGAATGCCGTCATGCTGTTCAATGGCTCGGCCGATGTGCGCCGCTCAGGCGCAGGCGACATGCTGCGCCTTGCGCCCAAACCCGGCGTCACGATCGAGCTGACAGCCGGGGCCGATGGCCGCGACGCCCTGTCCGGCCTCGGCCTGCCCTCGGGCAGCATCACCGGCAAGGCCTCCCTCCTGGCCCGCTCTGATGACGCCACTTCGGACTCCCCCACCGTGTTCGCCCTCGAGCTGCCCGACCGCCTGTCGATCTCCGATCGCAGCACGGCCCAGGCCGCCTATGAGGCGCTGTCGGCTGCCCAGGCCAAGATCCAGCGCGCCTGGCGCGACTTGACCATGGACCCGGCTCTCAAGGAGATGCTCAAAGGCCCGGCCAACGGCAAGCGCGGCGGAACCGTGCCGAGTTATCTCACCAGCCAGATCGCCAATTACCAGGCCGGTCTCGACCGGCTGATGGGCGGGGGCGGCAATACGCTCGGGTTTTTCTAG
- the pseB gene encoding UDP-N-acetylglucosamine 4,6-dehydratase (inverting): MAGSAGASRDAHGSTLRDFAGTACDLTGRSIFLTGGTGSFGHQFLDTVSRGFKPRQLTVFSRDELKQYETAQRFSPDAYPWLRFMIGDVRDAARVAEAMRGADIVIHAAAMKHVPIAEANPFECVQTNIHGAEHVVRAAIANGVERVVALSSDKAAAPVNLYGATKLASDKIILAANALAGAQGPRFSVVRYGNVVGSRGSVAPFFQRLVSEGARDLPITDPRMTRFWITLDQGVNFVLSVLSDMQGGEVFVPKLPSMRTIDLARAIAPTLPHRIVGARPGEKLHEVMITPDDSRSTLDAGDRYVVIAQGRDAVRRAWEEAGARAVRDGWSYSSDNNPEQLDIPGLQALLGLTRPVLRPAAVKAV, from the coding sequence ATGGCCGGATCAGCAGGAGCATCGCGCGATGCGCACGGCTCGACCTTGCGCGACTTCGCCGGCACAGCCTGTGATTTGACCGGGCGGTCCATCTTCCTGACCGGCGGCACCGGCTCGTTTGGCCATCAGTTTCTCGACACCGTGTCGCGCGGTTTCAAGCCGCGCCAGCTCACGGTGTTCTCGCGCGACGAGCTCAAACAATACGAAACAGCCCAGCGCTTCAGCCCTGACGCCTATCCGTGGCTACGCTTCATGATCGGGGATGTCCGCGATGCCGCGCGCGTGGCCGAAGCCATGCGCGGGGCGGACATCGTCATCCACGCCGCCGCGATGAAGCATGTGCCCATCGCCGAGGCCAATCCGTTCGAGTGCGTGCAGACCAATATCCACGGTGCCGAGCACGTGGTGCGCGCCGCCATCGCCAATGGCGTGGAGCGGGTGGTCGCGCTGTCATCGGACAAGGCCGCGGCCCCTGTGAACCTGTATGGCGCGACCAAGCTGGCGTCTGACAAGATCATCCTGGCCGCCAACGCTCTGGCGGGCGCGCAAGGCCCGCGGTTTTCGGTAGTGCGCTACGGCAATGTGGTGGGATCGCGCGGCTCGGTCGCGCCTTTCTTCCAGCGCCTTGTCTCAGAGGGTGCGCGCGATCTGCCCATCACCGACCCGCGCATGACACGGTTCTGGATCACCCTCGATCAGGGCGTGAACTTCGTCCTGTCCGTTCTGTCAGACATGCAGGGCGGCGAAGTGTTCGTCCCCAAACTGCCCTCCATGCGGACCATTGATCTGGCCCGCGCCATCGCCCCGACCCTGCCCCACCGCATTGTCGGCGCGCGTCCGGGCGAGAAGCTGCACGAAGTGATGATCACGCCGGATGATTCGCGCTCCACGCTGGATGCCGGAGACCGCTATGTGGTGATCGCCCAAGGCCGTGACGCGGTGCGCCGCGCCTGGGAGGAAGCGGGCGCGCGGGCCGTGCGTGATGGCTGGTCCTATTCGTCGGACAACAATCCCGAACAGCTGGATATACCCGGCCTTCAGGCGCTGCTGGGCCTGACCCGCCCGGTATTGCGGCCTGCCGCGGTCAAGGCCGTCTAG